The sequence below is a genomic window from Dyadobacter chenwenxiniae.
TAATGTTGCGATACCAGACTGTGCTTCCCCAATCCTGCAATCCGATTCTTCCGGCATACGAGCCTTTGGAAATGGGTGCCGCTTTAAATCCGCTGCCGGCTACTTTTTGCTTCCAGTCAGCGCTGTTGAGGTCATGCTCCTGCACCATGAATTCGTTTTGGTAAACGGTAAGCTTGCCCTTTTTTACAATAAAATGGATCTTGTTCCATTCACCTTCCGGGTTTCCTTCCCTCAGTCGCGCATTGGCTATGCCGAAAAAGTCGCTCGCACGGTGGGTATTTTCTCTGGCGCCCTCATAAATTTTGTCATCGATCACCTGCAATTCAAGGCCGGTGTCATGCATGTTCTTATATTTTGGGGATTCTGTTACAAAAAAGAAAATGCCGCTGTTGGCATATTTGCTCACTTTCCATTCTGCTTTAAACTCAAAATCACCACTCACAACCTCATCGATTACAATGTCGCCCCCATTTTTGGCCTTGTTTCCGGCACGCTCCGGAACATTCAATTTGATTGCGCCCTGGTCTACAACCCAGGCGGAACCAACTTCCTTACCGCCATATGCATGCCAGCCTTTGAAGTCTTTTCCGTCGAATAAAAGTTTCCAGCCATCCTTCTTTTCAGTGGCGGAAAGCGTGTTAAGCGCTTGTGCATTTGCACATACAAAAGCAAAGTTCAACAGCAGGGCGAGTATGGCAGGTCGGAACATTTTAGATTTGGGTTTATTGAGAACAAGCATTGATCGTTCTCAAAATACTTATTTGTCAAAAAAATTGTTTGTTAAACCAGTCTGAGACACACGCTAATCTTCCAAAATACTGCCTACTATGGTTAATGAAGCCTGTTCGCAGAAATCCAGTCCAGAATAATCCGGGTTGTAACCCCCGATATAAGGAACAGCCATAATGTAAATGCGGTGATTAATGTCCCCTGAACGTGAAATAACCTGGAAATTATCAGTGATCGCTATGCCGGGCACTTTGAGGAAAAAATCTTCCCTCCCAGTTTGTTCAACGTCCTTATTACCGCTTGCAACCGCCTCTCCGCCCGCTTGGGAGGATCTGAATTTCAAATGCGCCGGCCGCACAGTGCCGTTTGCAATGAGGCTTTTAAACGGAAAACTCTCAAAAGGTAAATGTGGCTGGCCAATGCAGTCCACAAATGTGTTGTAATAAACCGCTTTGGCTTCCCCGGAATGATCGGTATAGCGATAAGTGACTCCACCTTTGCTTTCCGGATCTACCTCACTATCATCTCCTACGGAAACGATTTCCAGCTTTCCGGCATCGTCCAGCGCCAGCATTTCCTTGGCAGAGCTCTGAGGCACAAACGCAATGACAATTGAAATGAGCGGCATCAAAACCTTTTGCAATCTCAAACGGTCCTCAGCCGACATATATTTGGCAGGATAATTTAGCACATAACTCAAAACCGCCAGAATCTCCTTCCAATGAATGGATTTCTCGCTCCTGATCGACTTTTCAGCTTCCGCATATTCTCTTCTGAAAAGCGCGAACGGCTCCATTTTTTCGCGCAATCCCATCATCATTTCCACAAACTCCTCAATGCTTTGATCTTTAATGCGTTCGTAAAATTCAGGATCTTTTTCCCGAAACAGATCTATAAAGGCCTTTTCAAAAATATAATCCAGTTGCAGGAAACCATCATTTGCCTGTCTGTTCTCCTCAATTTCATCTTCCGTCAACAATGCCTCATCAGACAGCAGCGGGTCCTCCAAATGGAAGCGAATGGCAGGCAAAAGCCCGTTCCTGGAATGCATAACCAGCTTAAAATCGGGGCTTTCTTCCGAAGGGACAAACACAACCGTTCCATCTTCTTCCGTATGAAATGCCCCATTATTCCGGGCCAGTGTACGCATGGCATCTATGGCGGTTAATGATGACCCTCTGATCGCAACCGGATGATTGAGTTGCAATTTCAGCTTGGCAGGAGGATACGGCGAATCAAAATAGCCGGGTATGGTTCCCTCGTGTTTCACCGGCCAGTTGTGCCCGGTGCAAATCACCACACGATTAAAACGCGACACTCCTGATGTCTCAATTGTAATATCCACCTTTTTTTCGCCGGGAACATCCGTGATGTCAATCACCCTGCAACCAGTGTGAACATGCGTCTGCAAGCCCAGCCTTTCTGCCTTTTTTAATAACAGATCAAATTGTGCGGACAGATATTGACCAAACAATAGCCTGGGCAACACTTTATATTCATTAAACCCGTCCCGGTCCACCCCAAACCGGGTGAGCACATCCTCGGGCACGGTCTGGATCCATTCTTCGATAGAGGTTACAATCTCTGGGATTTCGTTATCTGAAACGTTGGTAACATGCTCTTGGTTAGAGCCTTGATAACTGTAAGGCATTCCTGCGCCCAGCAGTTTCTTACTTTCAAAAATGTGTATTTCAAGGTCTTTCTGACCAGCTTCTACAAATCTTTTTAAGACAAATAATGCACTTGGGCCACCGCCTAGGATGGCAATACGGGTCTTCAATGCTTTACAGAATGTTAAGTGTAATTAATCCGATTCCTTTTTCTGAATATAATAAACAATTGTACCAATATTATTCTGGGAATGGTTTTTTAACCAAATCAAATCATTGTACCGAATTTCAGACCAAACACCACAATCTCCCGCCAATGTTTTTATCAGAAATATGGGTTTATCCTGTAAAGTCCCTCGGGGGAATCCGTTTGAAAGAATCGCTTGCCGAAGAACGTGGTTTGCAATATGACCGGCGCTGGCTGATAGTAGATGAAAAAGGCACTTTTCTTACCCAGCGAACCAACGCACAAATGACTTTGCTGGATGTTGCGTTTTCAGAGGATGGCTTGTTGATTTCCCATCGTTATGATCCTGTCAACCAAATCCTTGTCCCTTTCGAACGGGAAAATGACGATGAGATTGAAGTAAAAATATGGAGTGATCGGGTTTTGGCAAGAACAATTTCAAACCTGGCAGATGAATGGTTGAGTGAACGGCTCGGCAAGATTGTGCGCATTGTAGAAATGACTCCTGAAACGCAGCGTCCAATGAACCCTGCTTATGCAGGGACAGGTCACACGGTTAGCTTTGCGGACGATTTCCCATTTCTTCTCATATCCCAGGCCTCACTGGACCATTTAAACAGCAAACTTTCTCAATCCGTTGAAATGAAGCGCTTTCGGCCAAATTTCGTTGTTGCGGGCACTACTCCTTTTGAGGAAGACTCGTGGAAAACCATAACGATCGGAAATACAAGCTTCCAGGTGGCCAAGCCTTGCGAGCGCTGCATAATGGTCAACATTGACCCTAAAACGGGCATAAAAAGTCCTGAGACGCTGAAAGCATTGTCAACTTACCGAAAAGAAGGAAAGGATATATTTTTCGGGCAAAATGTCGTCGGGCTGGAAAGTGGCATTGTGCGGGAAGGCGATCACATTACACTGCATTAAATCGCTGCAACCTTCCTTTTTTCAGGTGCCGGTATCACAATCAATGTGATCATAGTAGCCAGGACCAGCGCGCCGGACATGAGTGTATAGGATGCATTGAAATTTCCCGTTTCACTATTAAGATAACCTACCAGATAAGAGCCTGCAAAAGATCCCAACGCGCCCAGACTGTTGATCAGTCCGATCGCCCCGCCGATCACATTTTTTGGCAAAACATCGGCAATAGCAGCGAAAAATGGGCCATATGGTGTATATAACGCACCTCCCGCAATAACAAGCAACCCATAAGAAAGCCAGAACTTGTCCGGGCCAAGCCACACCGTAGCATATAAACAGATAGCGGCAATCAGTAGGAACGGCCAGATAAACAGCTTCCTGTTGCCCGATTTGTCCGAAAAGTAAGACGCGCTCAGCATTCCTATCACTGCGAGCAAATAAGGAACAGACGATAACCAGCCCGTGGTGACCATACTCATGTCCGGTGCAGCCTTAATGATAGACGGCAGCCACATGACGAATCCATAAACACCAACGCTCCACAAAAGATATTGAAGCGACAGCAAAATCACTTTCCTGGACTTGAAAGCCTCCGCATAATTCTTGACAGGTTTTATGCCCACCTGTTCTTCCTGCAAACGTTTTTCCAATTCCTTTTTCTCCTCGTCCGAAAGCCATTTAGCTTCCATAGGGCGTTCATCAATGAGTTTCCACCAGATAAAAGCCCAAAGAATTCCCGGTAACCCCTGAATGATAAACATCCATCGCCAGCCCATTGAATCAATGAGATAACCGGATAAAACCGACATCCAAAGAACCGTAACCGGGTTTCCGAGGATCAGGAATGTGTTGGCCCGCGAGCGTTCTTCTTTGGTGAACCATTGGCTCAGCAAAATAAGCATTGCAGGCATCACAGCGCTTTCTACCACACCGAGCATGAAGCGGATCACGATCAGCGTGGTGGTGTCGTTTACCATTCCCGTGGCCGCTGCCAATGCGCCCCAGCAGATCAATGAAATGAAAATCAACTTTTTGGCTGCCTTATGCGCTGCATATTGAGCTCCGGGGATCTGGAAAAAGAAATAACCCAGAAAGAAAAGCGAACTGAGTAATGTGGATGTGTTAGGGGTAATGTTCAAATCTCCGGCCATACCGCCGGCAACCGCAAAACCGAAGTTGGCCCTGTCCAGGTAAGCAAGACTATATGTTACAAAAACAACCGGAATGATCCGATACCATCTTATCTGGGCCAATTGTGGTTTCATGCGTTTGTAAATCCTGGCTTAAACAATTTTCATAAATAGTGGTAAGGCATCAAATGAAGGATTATACTATTTTTATCGTCTTCGTCACATTTCGCATGCCCGGGAATGGTATATCAATGTGCGTTCCCGCTTTGATAATCAATTGTGTATTAACTTCATCAAGCAAGATCCCGCAGCCAATGAAACAACTTGTACTTGTCGTATTTACATTGATTTTCCTGGCCTGCAAAGACAAAGATGCGGACAAAGTACCGCTGGGAAGCGAGGGGTGCCTGCTCACCAGCTATGTTACGGACACCACAGGCAGCGGGGCGAAAATGGAGATCAACTATAATAAACAAAACCTCATCACCGGCACCACATACGCATATACAGGCTATTTTGGAGACACAACCAAAATAACAAGCACGATCAGCTACTATTACAATGAGGAGAAACCCTCCGCTATCAGCAACTCAGATAATGAAAATGTCATCCGATTTGAATACGCAGACAATGGCCTTTTGTCCAGTAAAACCTGGTACGAAAAGAAAACACTTCCAAGGCAAAGGGTAAATGTTGAATGGGCAAATGGTAACATGGCCCGGGTTAAAAGAAGCCTTTTCGAGCGCACCGGTAATGCGGATGATCCGAAAAGTTACGTAGAGAAAGAATACGATCGGATAGAACTGGAAATCGATGCCAAAGGAAACCTCGTAACATTAAAAAGATATTCGCCTAAAAGTGAGCTGATCACAGTGAACGAATATCAATATGACAACAATCCTAACCCATTCAAAAGGCTATATACAATCCAGGGCGCCTTTTTTGATGATCAGGAACATTTACTTTCCACCAATAATCGAACAAAAGTCACCATCACTTATCCCGCCAATGGAAAGGTTACCGTATTGGATTACACATTCAAATACGACGCGGGCGGCTATCCGAAAGACGGATTTTATTCCAATCGCAGGGCGCTGGATATGCAGTATAAATGTCGGTAACGGTGGCATATATCAATTTGCCCCGGTAAAGCATTAATCCTATCTTGCCTCAAAAATCACTATGAATTCGTTGAGCGGCTATTTTATCTCTTCACCTCTCTCCGTTTTACTTACTCTGAGCCTGGGAACGAGTTTGGCGATTATCAGCAACGATATAGGAAAGCGGCTTTTCAAAACTGCTGAACCAGTCCAAAGCGCGCTTTATTTCTTTGCAGGGCTCCTCGCGCTTTCCTGGCTGATCTGGCTGATCGGCCTTTTTGGACTCGTTTCAGTATTTTTACTAAAAGTGATTTTCTGGGGAATCGTTCTTTGTGGCATGTTCATTGTTGTGCGCCGGAGAGCGGATTTTGGGGGCTTTGTAAGAGAGAAATTAGCGGTTTTCCGAGCGCTGCAATCTTTTGAATTCATCACAGCATGGGTCCTGATTGCCGTCCTGGGTAGCTATTTCCTGCTTTCCCTCACCGTCCCGACAGATTCCGATTCATTAAATTATCATCTTGCGCTGCCTGTCGAAATCTTGCAGAAAGGAAGCCTCTGGTTTAACCGTGACCATCTGCATTACAGGCTGGCAGGGTTCGGGGAGATGATTAATTTGCTGGGCGTTGCGAACGGTTGCCCGCAACTTGGCGCATTTATTCAAATGGTCGCGCTGCTTTATACAATGCGCGCGCTTTCGGCAAGGTTCGTACCCGGGCAAAAACTGGCCGTTTCCGTATTTCTTGCAGCAATCCCTACATTATTGTTTCTCTTGCCAAATCAAAAACATCAGCTGACAGGCATTCTTTGTACAACGGTTTGCTTCCTTTTTATAAGCAATTCCGGGCATTCCACGCTGGCGCGCATTCGTTTGCTAATGCTGGCCATTTTGTTTGCTGCGGGTTTAAAATACTCGTTCCTGATCAGCATTGCGGCGCTGGTTGTTTTGTTTGTAATGAAGCGGCCGAAAAACATTTTGCTATCAACCGTCGCAGCCAACTTCGCATTCCTTACATTATTAATCCTTGGGCCGCAGTTGCTTTTCAGGTGGGTTCACTTTGGTGATCCCCTGTCCCCGCTGCTGGAAGGCTTTTTTTCTGAGCCTGACCCGGTTATCCAAAGATTTCACCATTATATCAAAAATTTCCGCGAGTCGTCATTTCCCTTTCCTGCAAACCTGTTACTAACTGACAGCATCGGGAAAGTCTCGGCCATACTGGGCTCAGGCATCATTATTTTTGGGTTTTTACCGTTCCTTTTCAGAACCGCCAAAGCTGAAATCGCCAGCATTTTGTTTTTGCTCGTAGCCATTTCCATTGGAAGCCAGCTGTCATCACGGTTTCTTATGGAGCCGCTTTTATGGACAATTCCCCTGTTTATCACCGCTTATGGCCAGGCAACAAATTTCAAATACTTCAACTGGCTGATGCGGGCGCAATTGTTTTGCATGGTGCCGTTTGTAACAATCGGGTTATTCGCACTAGCGCCTTCCCTTTTTTCCGACAACCTGAGAACCACCGTCTTGATGAATTCTGCAAACGGGTATGCAGAAAGCGTCTGGCTTAACGAAAAGCTGCCGGCTGACGCAAATATAGCCACCACCAGCCGCTCGCGGGCCTTCCTTCCCCGACCCTTTTTCCCCTGGGAATATCTGGTTTTTACCTCAACGAACGAACCCGCGGAAGTGGAGGCGCTGCGCAAAAAACTAGCTAAATATCAAGTACATTACATTGTTTTACCAAAAACGGGTGGCGAGCAGTTACAAAGTGCCACCCATGCCACATTAACATTCGGGCCGAAAAGATTCCCGCTCGCCACCAGAAATCCGCGGAACCGGACTGCTTATCAGATCGCTATATTCAAGACAGACTCCGCTGCCATCCTGAAAAACTGAATGGTGGAAGCCACCGTTTTATATTGAATCGCCTTTTTACTTAGCGGATATCGGCAGAGAATCCTTTTGCATATATTGAAGATCATTTACTAAATCTTTTATGACCGCCAGTTCGCTTCCCGGGATCCGTTTTATTGCGATTGACGATAATCCGCTCGATTTGCTTTTCATTTCCGAATTCGCAAAAGCATTTCCCTTTCTGCAAAACTGCGGCACATTTGCCAATGCGCTGGAAGGTTATGAAGCGCAGCAATATATCAAGCCCGATCTTGTTTTTCTGGACATTGAAATGCCCGGTTTTACGGGTTTGGAGCTTTTAAGGAAGATCAGGAATGAAGTTGATATCGCCGTTTTCATTACATCTCATCACGAGTTTGCCATTGAAGGTTACGAGCTTTCCGCATTAGATTATATCCTGAAACCATTAACCGAGGCGCGTTTTCAGGAAACGGCACGGAGAATTCGCGAATATGCGCTAATGAAACATCGTGCCGAGGCTTATGAAGTGCTTTTTGGGGATGATACACTTACCATTAAGGAAGGTCATAATCAGGTTAAATTGTCTCAGAAGGACATTATTTATCTGGAAGCGATGCAGGATTATACCAAGATTATCACACAGCAAAAAAATTACGTCACCTTGTCCACGCTGACGTGCTTCATGGAGCAACTTCCGTCGGACCGCTTTATGCGTATACACCGCAGCTACGCCGTCTCTTTGAACCAAATTAAGGAGCTGCGGCATTCAGAGGTGGTTTGTAATAATACCGTCATCCCCGTTGGCAAAACATATCGATCAGCAATTGCAAAGCTCCGACTTTGACTATGAAGCAGATTTTACTGGTTTTCGTTTTCACTAATGTCTTCATAATAAACATTCATGCGCAGGCTGTTCCTGACCTATCCCGCTATAAAACCAATCGGGATAAACTGGAAGCGCTTGCGGACTTATGCGATTCTCTGGCGGCGCACGAAGAGGTGGAGCGGGAAAAAGTGGTGTCAAAATACGCGCTGAAAATCGCGCCGGCCAACGACTGGTATTACCGCTCTATTTTTTATTACAATCTGGGCTTCGCATTTGAAAGCTCCGATCCCGACAGCTCGATCTATTTTCACGAAAAATCACTCGCGGACGCGCGTAAGGGCAAGTTGTCCGTTCGCATCCTCATTTCTTTACAGCGGCTACTATATTCATACTCCAACACGGCCGGCCACACGCACAAGAGCGAAGGGGCCCTCAAGGAAATGCTGGCCAGCATTGATACAACCAAAAACGAACGCGATAAAGCTTCACTTTATGCCACGATCGGAAATTACTATTTTGTGAAAGGGCAATATAACACGCAGATCAATTATTTGCTGAAAGGCATCGCCATTAAAAAGAAACTGATCCGGGATGGGGTGATTAAAGACAGGGAAGATGTGGCGGTAGACCTGCTGAGCTTGTCAGAGCTTTACATTGATATGGCGCAGGGCGAAAAAGGGCTTTATTACGGTAAGGAGGCCAGAAATTACATTGTCGCACATAAGCCTTATCTGAACCATTACTACAAGGATATGGCGGACGTTTACATATTACTGAAGCAACCGGGGAACGCGAAAATCTATTACGACAGCCTGGCTGGAATGATCACACCCGACAACCAGAGTGCAGGCCGCCGAACCAACAAAATCGCATCGGACCTCACATTTGCTGATTTTTACCTGTCGGCCAATAAGCTGGACAGCGCCGCCATTTTCATCAAGCGCGCCAATGATCTGGCGCCGAAATGGGCGAATGAATTTTTAATGTCACAGGTCGATTTCATGACGGGAACATTGTACATGGGGCAAAAGAAATATGCGAAGGCACTGCCTGTTTTGAAGGCGGCGGAACCAAACAGCGCTGCACTGGGGCTGGAAATCCACGCTGCCCTTTTACAATCACTCGCCAAATGCTATGCTGCGAACGGTCAGTGGCAGCAGGCGTTTGCATACTACGACAAATATGCGCCGATCCGCGATTCGCTCTATCTGGAATCGTCCCGAAAAAGCATTGCGGACGCCGAGGCGCAATATCAGAACAAAGACAAGCAGCAGCAGATCGAAGTGAAAAATATTCAGATCGATAAGACAAAAAAGCAGCTTATATGGCTCATTTCAGGGCTGTTGCTGCTCGCGTTATCGTTGGTTCTACTTGGTGTTATTTACAGGAATAAGCGAAAAAACGCTGAAATCCTGGATCGCAAAAACAAGGAACTCGCTAAGCTGATTGCTGAGTTGGAAGAAGCCAACAGCACGAAGGCCAAGCTTTTCAGCATTATCAGCCACGATCTGCGCTCACCAATCAGCCAGGTTTACCAATTCCTGAAATTGCAGCAGCTCAATCCCAAGCTGCTTTCCGAAGTCCAGAAAGCCGAACTCAGTGAAAAAATCCAAACTGCCACGGGTTCGCTCCTGGAAACAATGGAGGACCTGCTATTGTGGTCAAAAACCCAGATGAACCAGTTTCAAGCCGACATCCAGCCCGTGGACGTTTCCCTGGTCGCCTTGCAGAGCTTGAAGTTGCTGCAACTGAACGTCGATGCTAAAAACCTTCAAATTGAAAATAACATCCCGGCGCAGACCATTGTAAAAACCGACCCCAACTATCTGCAAGCGATTGTCAGAAACCTGCTCCAAAATGCCGTAAAGGCTTCGGAAGAAAACGGATCGATAAGACTCGGCATGTCGCGGGAATCAAATCAGCTCACGCTGTTTATCGAAAACGAAGGCAAAGCATTCAGCCAGGCCGATTACCTGGAAATCCTCTCTCAGAAAGACGCCGGAAAAGGGCTTTCCGGACTGGGTCTAAGATTGGTAGATGACCTGTCTGTGAAAACGGGGTTGAAAATAAGGTTTGAAAATCCCGGCGGGATGATAACGCGAAGCTTGATTGTATTTACCTAGGAATTGCATTTGTTTCCGGCGCGGATGAATTTCTAATGGTAACTTCATTGTAATGGCCGGACAGAAACAGGACGGTTACCAAGCAAAATACTTCACACATACTAGCACGTGGATTTCTTACGTTGAAAGGCAAAACCCTGCTCAGTGTCCGCCAGACTCATTTTACTTTTCATTCTCAATACATCCCTCACTGCCGCGCAGCCACATTACACACGTATACGCGGCGCATTCGGCGTGGAAATGTTTGGGATTGCTCCAAAGGGCGCTTTTACGGCCGAGGCCGCATTTGGTTATTCCAAAATTTCGTTCTGGAATATTCAGGCCGGGATAGGCGCTGTCGCTGAGCGGGATTTTCGGAGCCCCGCTTTTTCAGCTGCATTAACCCATTGCTTTATTTTGAACCCGTATAAACGCCGGTCCTGCATCCCACAGCCGGGTTACCGCAACATTGAAACCTATTTTGAGGCAGGTCTGGGGTCCTTTTTCGTTGACCTATACGACCGCGGCCTGCATGGCGGAACCAACGGACAGCGCCTCATCACACCAGCAGGCATTGCCGGACTACGCATCAACCTGGTAACCGACCGTTGGATTTACATTTTGAAACTAAGATACACCCCGCCACTCATAGCCAACCCGCTCGCTTCCTATGCGGGTGCAGGGGTCGCCTTGGGCTGGCGTTGAACAGGTTGGTGCGTCTTCCTGAGCGGGAAATTTAACTGCAACAAGCCGATATTATGAGACCAAAGCCGTGGAAGCGAGCGTTACGCGGCGTTCATGTAGTTATTACGGAAAGATGCAAATGATCTAAAAAACATCAGCGGACTGATCAGTAATTATTTCGGGTTCGTTATTTTTGGTTTTATCTTCCAAACCCTCTTCCGCACAAATTGTGAGGCCGCGCTTTTTTTCGAGATACGAATGGTGGTATCATCTGTTCATGATGCCCGTGTTCTGTATTGTCGGTAATTATTATTTCATCGGCACTTCCTATTTTCAGGAATTTTCGGTTTTCGTTAAAGCCACGCTGCTCGTTTTGGCGCTATACTGGTTTGCGATCGCCTCGCTGACGATTGTGATCCGGTGGATCATCGCACGCTTTCCCAATGTGGACCAGACTAGACCCCGTTTGATAGCCATGTTGCTGGCCGTGGGGTTGCTTACAATGGTGCTGGCTGCTTTTGATGTTTGGGCATACAGCGTTACCCCGGGGCTTGAAGTGCAGTTTGTTTGGGAAAATATCTGGCCTATTATGATCCTGGGCGCATTCTTTGATGTTTTCCTTTGCGCTTTGCTCGGTCTTTTTTATTCTTTGGAACAATGGAAGAAAAACCAGGCTGAAAGTGAAAGGCTGGAACGTGAATCATTGCAGCATCAGTTCGATGCCCTCAAAGGACAGGTTAACCCGCATTTTTTGTTCAACAGCCTGAACACGCTTTCTGCCCTGATCAGCGATGACCAGGACAAGGCGGAAGAATTTGTGGAAGATCTTGCCAAAATCTACCGTTACATTTTACAGGCTTCCAAAACGGAACTCGTTCCGGTCCAGGCTGAATTTGCTTTTCTGCACACCTATGCGCGGCTGTTAGGCGCACGTTATGGCGAGAGCCTGCAAATTGTTGAGCCGGATCCGTATTCGGGTGAACTGCTTGTTCCGCCGCTGGTTTTGCAGGTGTTGATCGATAATGCGATCAAATTCAATACAATGACGAAAGCGAAGCCACTGATCATTAAGGTGGAAATTGCTTTTAGCCAGCGTATAATGGTCCGGAACAATATTCAGAGCAAAGTGCGGGCCATGGGGACGGATCAGGGCGGCCTTGGCGGACTTCGGGTCAAATATCACGCGCTGAGCAACCGGGAGATTCGTGTGGAGGAGACAGCGGAGCATTTTACGGTCACGGTGCCATTATTGTCCGGCCGGGTGAGAGCCTGATTTTAGTATTCCGGATTCTGAACAATTCATGCATTTATTCATTCAATTGATACAAATAACATTCCTGCTTTTTTATTACGCTGTTATACTTTTGAATTCATCAACAAACTGAGATCGCGGCCGACGTAACGGGCCGACAAAACATGGCGAAGGGAAAAGGGATAGCGGGAATGTCAGGGATAATAAACCCGAAAAGCCGGTGGTCGTACGCGCTGACTATGCCGGTTTTCCTGG
It includes:
- a CDS encoding 3-keto-disaccharide hydrolase — translated: MFRPAILALLLNFAFVCANAQALNTLSATEKKDGWKLLFDGKDFKGWHAYGGKEVGSAWVVDQGAIKLNVPERAGNKAKNGGDIVIDEVVSGDFEFKAEWKVSKYANSGIFFFVTESPKYKNMHDTGLELQVIDDKIYEGARENTHRASDFFGIANARLREGNPEGEWNKIHFIVKKGKLTVYQNEFMVQEHDLNSADWKQKVAGSGFKAAPISKGSYAGRIGLQDWGSTVWYRNIKLRKL
- a CDS encoding MFS transporter — protein: MKPQLAQIRWYRIIPVVFVTYSLAYLDRANFGFAVAGGMAGDLNITPNTSTLLSSLFFLGYFFFQIPGAQYAAHKAAKKLIFISLICWGALAAATGMVNDTTTLIVIRFMLGVVESAVMPAMLILLSQWFTKEERSRANTFLILGNPVTVLWMSVLSGYLIDSMGWRWMFIIQGLPGILWAFIWWKLIDERPMEAKWLSDEEKKELEKRLQEEQVGIKPVKNYAEAFKSRKVILLSLQYLLWSVGVYGFVMWLPSIIKAAPDMSMVTTGWLSSVPYLLAVIGMLSASYFSDKSGNRKLFIWPFLLIAAICLYATVWLGPDKFWLSYGLLVIAGGALYTPYGPFFAAIADVLPKNVIGGAIGLINSLGALGSFAGSYLVGYLNSETGNFNASYTLMSGALVLATMITLIVIPAPEKRKVAAI
- a CDS encoding MOSC domain-containing protein translates to MFLSEIWVYPVKSLGGIRLKESLAEERGLQYDRRWLIVDEKGTFLTQRTNAQMTLLDVAFSEDGLLISHRYDPVNQILVPFERENDDEIEVKIWSDRVLARTISNLADEWLSERLGKIVRIVEMTPETQRPMNPAYAGTGHTVSFADDFPFLLISQASLDHLNSKLSQSVEMKRFRPNFVVAGTTPFEEDSWKTITIGNTSFQVAKPCERCIMVNIDPKTGIKSPETLKALSTYRKEGKDIFFGQNVVGLESGIVREGDHITLH
- a CDS encoding LytR/AlgR family response regulator transcription factor, which gives rise to MTASSLPGIRFIAIDDNPLDLLFISEFAKAFPFLQNCGTFANALEGYEAQQYIKPDLVFLDIEMPGFTGLELLRKIRNEVDIAVFITSHHEFAIEGYELSALDYILKPLTEARFQETARRIREYALMKHRAEAYEVLFGDDTLTIKEGHNQVKLSQKDIIYLEAMQDYTKIITQQKNYVTLSTLTCFMEQLPSDRFMRIHRSYAVSLNQIKELRHSEVVCNNTVIPVGKTYRSAIAKLRL
- a CDS encoding DUF1420 family protein, which encodes MNSLSGYFISSPLSVLLTLSLGTSLAIISNDIGKRLFKTAEPVQSALYFFAGLLALSWLIWLIGLFGLVSVFLLKVIFWGIVLCGMFIVVRRRADFGGFVREKLAVFRALQSFEFITAWVLIAVLGSYFLLSLTVPTDSDSLNYHLALPVEILQKGSLWFNRDHLHYRLAGFGEMINLLGVANGCPQLGAFIQMVALLYTMRALSARFVPGQKLAVSVFLAAIPTLLFLLPNQKHQLTGILCTTVCFLFISNSGHSTLARIRLLMLAILFAAGLKYSFLISIAALVVLFVMKRPKNILLSTVAANFAFLTLLILGPQLLFRWVHFGDPLSPLLEGFFSEPDPVIQRFHHYIKNFRESSFPFPANLLLTDSIGKVSAILGSGIIIFGFLPFLFRTAKAEIASILFLLVAISIGSQLSSRFLMEPLLWTIPLFITAYGQATNFKYFNWLMRAQLFCMVPFVTIGLFALAPSLFSDNLRTTVLMNSANGYAESVWLNEKLPADANIATTSRSRAFLPRPFFPWEYLVFTSTNEPAEVEALRKKLAKYQVHYIVLPKTGGEQLQSATHATLTFGPKRFPLATRNPRNRTAYQIAIFKTDSAAILKN
- a CDS encoding FAD/NAD(P)-binding protein codes for the protein MKTRIAILGGGPSALFVLKRFVEAGQKDLEIHIFESKKLLGAGMPYSYQGSNQEHVTNVSDNEIPEIVTSIEEWIQTVPEDVLTRFGVDRDGFNEYKVLPRLLFGQYLSAQFDLLLKKAERLGLQTHVHTGCRVIDITDVPGEKKVDITIETSGVSRFNRVVICTGHNWPVKHEGTIPGYFDSPYPPAKLKLQLNHPVAIRGSSLTAIDAMRTLARNNGAFHTEEDGTVVFVPSEESPDFKLVMHSRNGLLPAIRFHLEDPLLSDEALLTEDEIEENRQANDGFLQLDYIFEKAFIDLFREKDPEFYERIKDQSIEEFVEMMMGLREKMEPFALFRREYAEAEKSIRSEKSIHWKEILAVLSYVLNYPAKYMSAEDRLRLQKVLMPLISIVIAFVPQSSAKEMLALDDAGKLEIVSVGDDSEVDPESKGGVTYRYTDHSGEAKAVYYNTFVDCIGQPHLPFESFPFKSLIANGTVRPAHLKFRSSQAGGEAVASGNKDVEQTGREDFFLKVPGIAITDNFQVISRSGDINHRIYIMAVPYIGGYNPDYSGLDFCEQASLTIVGSILED